The genomic segment ATTGCCGTTGACTTTATCTAAGTCGCCTCGGTAATCTAAAGAAGCCCTGGCACATAAATTCTGTACGAGCGCTATTCTGTGACTCGGTGCTAATAATTTCGGAGAATGCGCTGTTGTTTTGGCCATAAACTTAGTTTTACCAGTGCCTTTGCCTGAGTTAAGGGCAATAATTCCTGACTCAGGTAAGTCTTTGATCTCTAAGGTCGATAAGTCGGCTGTGGTTAGTTTTAATGAGGGTTCGTAAGTTAACCGATTTTCTAAGCGTTGCCACAACTGCCAATGTGCTACTGAAAGGGCTTGGTTTAAGGCTGTTGACCACGCAGCCACGCCAGCATTTACTATCAGGTCATCAACGCCTTTACACAGTCCTTTTTGACCGTCCCAGATGGCGATATCAACTATTGAACCGGCGGCGGTCAGTAATCGGCTAAAGCGGAAAGTCGCAGCGTTAACTCGTCTCTGGGTTAGAGTATTGGTGTCTTGGTCAAAGGCGAGGGTAAATTTTCTCCCTTTAACAGCAAATCGTGCTATATCTGAGATTAGATAGGGCAAGACTTGGTTGCCTAATAAATCCTTGCTGCGGTAGCCGCCGTTAATTCCGTAAAGGGCAATGGCTACATACCCCTGTGACAACAGGCATAAGGATTTTTTACCCCCTTCTGTAATGATGATTGGGATTTCTGGGTGGAGTTCTAGCCAGTTCCAGAAACTTTCGCCAGGAGGGGGGACTTCTACGCCGTAGCGGTTGGCTATTGAGCGTCTATTTTCTCGGTTGACGGTGGGGAGATAAGCCCGTGAGCCGTTGCCAATTGGGGTTTCGTATTTTTGATCCTTGTCTTTTTTCGTGTCAATCCTGGGTTTACTGAGTTTGCCTTGCCAGGGGCTACCGTCTTCGTTAATAAATATTGCGGCGTGGAGTGTGGGTTTGGCTTGATGCCCAAATCTGGTATATTTCCAGTTCAGTGCGTCGTGGATTGGGGTTGAGACATCCCCCCCAGCACTAATTTCTATGTCGGAGACGATACGGATGTTATCAGTGTACAGAGAAATTGCGATCGCAGAGCCGATAAGAAATTCTCGCTCAATTCGGCTGGCAAACTCACTTAAGCTTTCTACTGGCAGTAGATTTTGAACAGATGGTAGAACACTTGATAGATTTTTCAATTTCTTTCTCCTGGCAGGGGTTAAATTGCCCTCGCCAAGAAAAGACTGAATGTTAACTTCTATCTACAGAACAGTTGGCGTAACTTGTGCGGTAGAGGGGAAAGAGTCAAGTAGTTTGGGTAAAGCCTTCAAATAAGTTCTTTTTTCCCTTTTAATCTGTTGGAAGTAAGGCTTATAATCAATAAAAGGCTCCACTTGATTCTTACTCCAGTGGGGGTTTTACATTCTGTCTTTTCTGGCGGGGTGGACGCGTGGTAGGTGGTTCCAAGCACCGAAGCCACAAATTACAACAACCGAAATCAAATGAAGAATTTGAGCCTAAGTCTGTGAGTTCGTACCTCGCAGACTTTTTGGCTTATTAGCTCAATTTCTTAACGATTTAAAACCATAAATAGAACTTAGTTGGTTGGGGTTGAGATGTTGTTTGCTTGTCAGCATATCATTGAGTAACATTAGGCACATATTGTCATTTGGCTAACAGTCAGTAAAAAGTCAGAAATCCGTATATAGATACCAATTAATAAATCCATCAAATCTTACTAGTTTGGCTATAGCTTGAGTGATAGGTTAGTTTCCCCTTTACGATCGCGTCTTTACTCATTTGTCTTAAGCCAATCCTTGAGTAATGTGTTTACTATTTCACCCATAGGCTTACCTTGCTTAGTACAGGCCACTTTAAATTTCAGTTTCACATCCTTGTCCACATAGACACTTAGCTCAGTCATTCCCTCTGGAATTTTCTTAGACATTTTCTCTCTTTGCGCGATATCTAGTATTCTCGCATCACCTCCGGCATCTTCGTCTACCACGTATTGCGCGATTGCGCGATATACGTTATGATAACAGACAAGACAGAGAAACAACAACAGCCGTTAACCAATTCGTGTCTGCCGAGTAAGGAAAAACCTTATAAATCAATCCTTTTAGCGTGTGGACACTCCAAAGCTACCGTTAGTTGTCAATACCTGTTGATTACTTGTCAGCATTTGTTATTGACTATCAATTACTGTTTGACCATTAATCAATAAATGAAGTATGAAAACATCAAATCCCTCACGGGGACTTGATTTAGATTCCCCTGGTCTGTTTTGCTCAAGTTATGTTACGAAATCTGAACTAGCAAAAATTCTTAACGTTGCTCGTTCAACTTTGGTCAGTTGGGACGGTATAGCTCTTTACCGCATAGATGGCTATCGGCAAGCCTACCCAGTAAAAACTGATGGCAGTACGGATCGCTCTTGCCCTTTATCCCCGTACCAAAGCTGGGTTCTGTCCCGCATTGGACGAGTGATGGCTAATCTGCGTTCTGTCGAACGGGTAAAGAACTACATCAAAAAGTATCCCCAGGAATTCAGTCAAGCCAAGTTTCAAGCACAGTTCGCCCAAGTAATTCAAAGAGGTACAGCTGCATGAATCCTAATTCCACCAAAACCAATAAGCCAGAAATGATTTCTATTAAAGAATCTGCCGAACGTTTGGGAGTTGCTGAAGAGATTGTCCGATTCAGCCTCCAAGAAGCTTACCCCGATGATTTTGATAGCCTCAAGGAAATAACTTTGGCAGAATTTGAAACCCTAGCCAACACATTCAAGCAGAAGGCTCTTGAACAAAACACGGGGGAAGTAGCTGCGATTGCTCCTTCTAGCGATAGTCCTTTACCAATAGAACAACAGCAACAGATTATTGATGGTACTGTCAATGCCCTTCAAGAATTTGCTGGTAATTACGTGCTGACCATTGAGAAAATCGCTTCTACCCTCGCTTATTTGAGTGGTCAAGCAGTTGTAGACAACTTTGTAGAAATTCATTCCAACACTGTCAGAGATGGCTTAGAAAGCTATTTAGACCAGTTTGCAGCCGAATTTGTGACTGCTGCTCATTCCATCAAAGGAGTGAACGCCAAAGATTTTTTGTCCCAACGGGGAATAACCCAGAAACAGCGAACTGCTCAAAAGTCATTGCAAGAAATTCTGAACCTAGCAGCAAACCCCTAGATATTGCTTCAAAGATGGCATTATCCGATGCCAGATTTCTATTTCTCTTGCACTTCATTTCAAAGGAAAGAAAAATGCACTTACTAACTGAAGTTTGTTTTTATTCTGGTGTGGCTACCCTCTCCCTAATTGGTGGTGTAGCAGCAGTTATATCGCCTTTAGGAGTTGGGTTATTTACTGTGGGCTTAGTAATGTATGTCAACCAAAACAAACAATAATAGGGACAAATTAGAGTCTGATTATCAGTGGCTTGCTTTCAAAATCCGCCCAGTCCTTTTAATAGCTTGCATCACAATTCCTAGTTTCTTTGGAGCGTATATCTATGCAGCAAATTTTGACTGTAGAGCAAATTTTAGCAATTCTCAAAGGGAAAGAAGAGAGTTTGAGGATGTTGAGGGCAACGCCAGAGTACATGAAATTGGAGGCATCAGAGCGATTCACTACGTCAAATGACCTCCGCCTCGGTGACGCAATTCAGGCACTCTTCGAGATTCACGAAGCAATCCTAAATATCGAGTTCTACTCTCAAGTTGAGGGACAAACAAATGCTTTCAACGACAGCCTTACAACGTAACCACCTGTACGAATTTCGCGGTCAACAACTCCGCTACAGCCATCAGTCTAATTGTGGAGTCAATGCCCCTTTCATATTCAATGACTCCAAGGGCAGGCGTAAAGAATTAAGTCAAAACCAAGTGCAGAGGGAGGTTTTTGAACTTGTTGAGTTTTGTGAGAACTGATGATGAAGCGATTGCACCTGCCGGCAAGCTTGGCGATCGCCTAATCAGGACGTATCTCTCGCCGCAAAAACGAAAGTACACAAGGATTCTAACAAATGACACTCGATTACAGAAATCCCAACGATTGGGGCAAATCGCCTCTGACTGACTCCGCCCTGAGATTAGAGCAATTCAAAGCAGAAAATCCTGAACAATGGGCAGCAAGGATTGAGGCAGATATTGAGGCACTCTCCACGCCAATATTCGAGAGTGAAGATTACCCACCCTTCACTGGGACGGAATTTCTAGCAACTCATGAAACCATTGATGACCATCCATACTCTGCTGCATTTGGTCAATTCTTGGGTAATGGGATTGACGCGGACATTGCAAATATTTTGGCATTTGGTGAGAACCGATTTGATTTAATTTCTGATGATTTTGATGATCCAATACGGCAATTAGCAACGAGAATTTATAGCCGATTTGAAGAGATGGGTTACTGGGATGAAGTGCCCCAAGAGTCGAGTGATATCAACTACGACTACATACCTTATTAGG from the Nostoc commune NIES-4072 genome contains:
- a CDS encoding plasmid partition protein ParG, with the translated sequence MVDEDAGGDARILDIAQREKMSKKIPEGMTELSVYVDKDVKLKFKVACTKQGKPMGEIVNTLLKDWLKTNE